The Saccopteryx leptura isolate mSacLep1 chromosome 2, mSacLep1_pri_phased_curated, whole genome shotgun sequence genome has a window encoding:
- the LOC136394774 gene encoding protein Tob1-like, which yields MQLEIQVALNFIISYLYNKLPRRRVNIFGEELERLLKKKYEGHWYPEKPYKGSGFRCIHIGEKVDPVIEQASKESGLDIDDVRGNLPQDLSVWIDPFEVSYQIGEKGPVKVLYVDDNNENGCELDKEIKNSFNPEAQVFMPISDPASSVSSSPSPPFGHSAAVSPTFMPRSTQPLTFTTATFAATKFGSTKMKNSGRSNKVARTSPINLGLNVNDLLKQKAISSSMHSLYGLGLGSQPQPQPQPSQPPPPQQQQQKTSALSPNAKEFIFPNMQGQCSSTNGMFPGDSPLNLSPLQYSNAFDVFAAYGGLNEKSFVDGLNFSLNNMQYSNQQFQPVMAN from the coding sequence ATGCAGCTTGAAATCCAAGTAgcactaaattttattatttcatatttgtaCAATAAGCTTCCCAGAAGACGCGTCAACATTTTTGGTGAAGAGCTTGAGAGACTTCTTAAGAAGAAATATGAAGGGCACTGGTATCCTGAAAAGCCATACAAGGGATCAGGGTTTAGATGTATACACATAGGGGAGAAAGTGGACCCCGTGATTGAACAAGCATCCAAAGAGAGTGGTTTGGACATTGACGATGTTCGTGGCAACCTGCCGCAGGATCTTAGTGTTTGGATCGATCCATTTGAGGTTTCCTACCAAATTGGTGAAAAGGGACCAGTGAAGGTGCTTTATGTGGATGATAATAATGAAAATGGATGTGAGTTGGATAAAGAGATCAAAAACAGCTTTAACCCAGAGGCCCAGGTTTTTATGCCCATAAGTGACCCAGCCTCATCAGTGTCCAGCTCTCCGTCACCTCCCTTTGGTCACTCTGCTGCTGTAAGCCCTACTTTCATGCCCCGGTCCACTCAGCCTTTAACCTTTACCACTGCCACTTTTGCCGCCACCAAGTTCGGCTCTACCAAAATGAAGAATAGTGGCCGCAGCAACAAGGTTGCACGTACTTCTCCCATCAACCTTGGCTTGAATGTGAACGACCTCTTGAAGCAGAAAGCCATCTCCTCCTCAATGCACTCTCTGTACGGGCTCGGCCTGGGTAGccagccgcagccgcagccgcagccttcccagccgccgccgccgcagcagcaacagcagaaaACCTCTGCCCTTTCTCCTAATGCCAaggaatttatttttcctaatatgCAGGGTCAATGTAGTAGTACTAATGGAATGTTCCCAGGTGACAGCCCCCTTAACCTCAGTCCTCTTCAGTACAGTAATGCCTTTGATGTGTTTGCGGCCTATGGAGGCCTCAATGAGAAGTCTTTTGTAGATGGCTTGAATTTTAGCTTAAATAACATGCAGTATTCTAACCAGCAATTCCAGCCTGTTATGGCtaactaa